The following are from one region of the Cynocephalus volans isolate mCynVol1 chromosome 17, mCynVol1.pri, whole genome shotgun sequence genome:
- the FOXE1 gene encoding forkhead box protein E1, with the protein MTAESGPPPPPPQPEALAAVKEERGEAAAAGAGVPAEAAGRGAGGRRRKRPLQRGKPPYSYIALIAMAIAHAPERRLTLGGIYKFITERFPFYRDNPKKWQNSIRHNLTLNDCFLKIPREAGRPGKGNYWALDPNAEDMFESGSFLRRRKRFKRSDLSTYPAYMHDAAAAAAAAAAAAAAAIFPGAVPAARPPYPGAVYAGYAPPPLAAPPPVYYPAASPGPCRVFSLVPERPLSPELGPAPSGPGGSCAFASAGAPATTTSYQPAGCAGARPANPSAYAAAYANPDGAYPQGAGSALFAAAGRLAGPASPPVSGNSGGVETAVDFYGRTSPGQFGALGPCYNPGGQLGAGSGGAYHARHAAAYTGGVDRFVSAI; encoded by the coding sequence ATGACGGCCGAGAGCGGGCCTCCGCCACCACCGCCGCAGCCCGAGGCGCTGGCGGCCGTGAAGGAGGAGCGCGGCGAGGCGGCTGCGGCGGGGGCCGGGGTCCCGGCAGAGGCAGCTGGCCGCGGCGCGGGCGGGCGGCGGCGCAAGCGCCCCCTGCAGCGCGGGAAGCCGCCCTACAGCTACATCGCGCTCATTGCCATGGCCATCGCGCACGCGCCGGAGCGCCGTCTCACGCTCGGCGGCATCTACAAGTTCATCACCGAGCGCTTCCCCTTCTACCGCGACAACCCCAAAAAGTGGCAGAACAGCATCCGGCACAACCTCACGCTCAATGACTGCTTCCTCAAGATCCCGCGTGAGGCCGGCCGCCCGGGCAAGGGCAACTACTGGGCGCTCGACCCCAACGCCGAGGACATGTTCGAGAGCGGCAGCTTCCTGCGCCGCCGCAAGCGTTTCAAGCGCTCGGACCTCTCCACCTACCCGGCCTACATGCACGACGCGGcggccgccgcagccgccgcggccgccgccgccgctgccgccatCTTCCCGGGCGCGGTACCCGCCGCGCGCCCGCCCTACCCGGGCGCCGTCTATGCGGGCTACGCGCCGCCGCCGCTCGCCGCGCCGCCACCGGTGTACTACCCCGCCGCGTCGCCGGGCCCTTGCCGAGTCTTCAGCCTGGTTCCTGAGCGGCCGCTCAGCCCAGAGTTGGGTCCCGCGCCGTCGGGGCCCGGGGGCTCCTGCGCGTTTGCCTCGGCCGGCGCCCCTGCCACTACCACCAGCTACCAGCCCGCCGGCTGCGCAGGGGCCCGGCCCGCCAACCCCTCGGCCTACGCGGCCGCCTACGCGAACCCCGACGGTGCGTACCCGCAGGGAGCCGGCAGCGCGCTCTTTGCCGCGGCTGGCCGCCTGGCGGGACCAGCTTCGCCCCCTGTGAGTGGCAATAGTGGCGGCGTCGAGACCGCAGTGGACTTCTACGGGCGCACATCACCTGGCCAGTTCGGAGCGCTGGGGCCCTGCTACAATCCTGGGGGGCAGCTTGGAGCGGGCAGTGGAGGCGCCTACCATGCTCGCCATGCCGCCGCCTATACCGGCGGGGTGGATCGGTTCGTGTCCGCCATATGA